The Alnus glutinosa chromosome 7, dhAlnGlut1.1, whole genome shotgun sequence genome includes a region encoding these proteins:
- the LOC133873172 gene encoding uncharacterized protein LOC133873172 — translation MISLQDYHIGLCCDNTRGLKPVASTVCKRQVWVAPPPNFIKINWDAVVNSSRGCVGFGLVTRNYNGVFFAAKCIVQSQKIEAKSAEALAAFWAVRFCLEMEFREVIFEGDAAQVIDDICSTLPHLSSSGHIIESIVHDTYHLTSAKFVHVKREGNAVPHGLAKLAVDQNLSSCWMVEPIMENNSGF, via the coding sequence ATGATTTCTTTGCAAGACTATCACATTGGTCTGTGCTGTGACAACACTAGAGGGCTGAAACCGGTTGCATCTACAGTTTGTAAGCGCCAAGTGTGGGTAGCTCCTCCTCCAAacttcattaaaatcaattggGATGCGGTTGTAAACTCCAGTAGAGGTTGTGTTGGTTTCGGGTTGGTGACTAGGAACTATAACGGTGTTTTTTTTGCTGCAAAATGTATTGTGCAATCTCAGAAAATAGAGGCAAAATCAGCGGAGGCCTTGGCCGCTTTTTGGGCAGTTAGATTTTGCTTGGAGATGGAGTTTCGTGAGGTAATCTTTGAGGGAGATGCGGCTCAGGTGATTGATGATATTTGTTCCACTCTACCTCATCTTTCTAGTTCTGGCCATATTATTGAAAGTATTGTCCATGATACTTATCACTTGACATCTGCCAAATTTGTTCATGTTAAAAGGGAAGGAAATGCGGTTCCTCATGGTTTAGCAAAATTGGCAGTTGACCAGAATTTATCTTCTTGTTGGATGGTTGAGCCTATAATGGAAAACAATTCAGGATTTTGA